The following coding sequences are from one Nicotiana tomentosiformis chromosome 3, ASM39032v3, whole genome shotgun sequence window:
- the LOC104117852 gene encoding gibberellin 2-beta-dioxygenase 2, giving the protein MASSTHEHHLHHLPTPYGTTTAPPPTPSTQPNSLLSTSGSEAADSLSRLLHRIPPTLSLSFPGRRQSPPLTTTSPPLISLSDPKPTLHSNLLSAAKQHGYFQLTNHSISSQLATSAESESSSIFNLPHDEKQRYFPKNWPLGFDNDDDDDDDNVNGKSLCLDSSCSVESNSTELGLTSLREFTCQMEKLGLQVIEELACAVGFENPVGEDRTRFCSLMWISETEGGLSNKPLSSSPLYPFVIGLSFQIRCRKYSMLADSGWVSVSPQVDSVLVTLGDIAQVWSNGKVKKVRGRAIPTSADIAEGKSNSNSHSVSMTLLVTLPLESTVTPLLPKSAPPVDDGENNSESPMFNPFSFEDYAWRVYHERLLLKDPLVRYRL; this is encoded by the exons atggcGTCGTCTACACACGAACACCACCTCCATCACCTCCCTACTCCCTACGGCACCACCACAGCTCCTCCACCAACTCCTTCAACCCAACCTAATAGCCTCCTTTCCACCTCCGGATCCGAAGCCGCTGACTCTCTCTCCCGTCTCCTCCACCGTATTCCACCCACTCTTTCTCTCTCCTTCCCCGGTCGCCGCCAATCTCCGCCATTAACCACCACTTCCCCACCTCTCATCTCTCTCTCCGACCCTAAACCAACTCTTCACTCTAACCTCCTCTCCGCTGCCAAACAACACGGTTACTTCCAACTCACCAATCACTCAATCTCCTCTCAGCTTGCCACCTCAGCCGAGTCCGAATCTTCATCCATTTTCAATCTCCCACATGATGAAAAACAACGTTACTTCCCCAAGAACTGGCCGTTGGGATTCGATAacgacgatgatgatgacgacgacAACGTTAACGGGAAGTCGTTGTGTCTCGACTCGTCGTGCTCCGTTGAGTCAAACTCAACCGAGTTGGGGTTGACCTCTCTCCGTGAGTTTACTTGCCAAATGGAGAAACTTGGGTTGCAGGTGATTGAAGAGTTGGCTTGTGCTGTAGGGTTTGAGAACCCGGTCGGAGAAGACCGAACCCGGTTCTGTTCGTTGATGTGGATATCCGAGACTGAGGGCGGTTTAAGTAATAAGCCGCTTTCCTCGAGTCCGTTGTACCCGTTTGTAATCGGGTTAAGTTTTCAAATACGTTGTCGGAAGTACTCCATGTTGGCGGATTCGGGTTGGGTATCCGTTTCTCCTCAAGTGGACTCGGTCTTGGTGACCCTTGGTGACATAGCCCAG GTATGGAGCAATGGAAAGGTGAAAAAAGTGAGAGGAAGAGCAATACCTACTAGTGCTGATATAGCGGAAGGCAAGAGTAATAGTAATTCCCACAGCGTATCAATGACATTGCTAGTGACACTTCCGCTTGAGAGTACTGTCACTCCGTTGCTTCCTAAATCGGCGCCACCAGTTGATGATGGCGAGAATAATTCAGAAAGTCCAATGTTCAATCCTTTTTCTTTCGAGGATTACGCATGGAGAGTCTATCATGAACGCCTTCTACTTAAGGATCCTCTTGTCAGATACCGTCTTTGA